ATCTAAACGAATTCTTAAAAAACAATCCCAATGACGCCCAGGCCTCTAAAACTTTAGCTCAAGCTAATAAAATACAACACCTGGAGGACCTTAAATCTAAGGTTCATTCAATAAAACCCATTGATCTTGAAAACACAAAATCACGCCAACAAGCCATTAAGGATCTAAACGAATTCTTAAAAAACAATCCCAATGACGCCCAGGCCTCTAAAACTTTAGCTCAAGCTAATAAAATACAACACCTGGAGGACCTTAAATCTAAGGTTCATTCAATAAAACCCATTGATCTTGAAAACACAAAATCACGCCAACAAGCCATTAAGGATCTAAACGAATTCTTGAAAAACAATCCCAATGACGCCCAGGCCTCTAAAACTTTAGCTCAAGCTTATGAAAACAATGGAGATTTGCTAAAAGCAGAAAATGCATACGAAAAAATTATCAAACTCACAAATACCCAAGAAGATCACTATAAACTTGGAATCATTAGATTCAAGCTTAAAAAGTATGAACACTCAATAGAATCATTTGATCAAACAATAAAACTCGACCCAAAACATAAAAAAGCACTTCATAACAAAGGAATAGCTTTAATGATGCTAAATAAAAACAAAAAAGCAATAGAATCTTTTGAGAAAGCAATACAAATTGATAAAAATTATGGCACCGCCTACTACCAAAAAGGAATAGCAGAAGAAAAAAATGGCGATATGCAACAAGCATTTGCAAGCTTTAAAAATGCCTACAATCTCGACAAAAACCCCAATTATGCATTAAAAGCAGGAATAGTATCAAATAACTTGGGCAACTTCAAACAAAGTGAAGAGTATTTAAATTTTTTTAATGCCAATGCAAAAAAACCTAACGAAATTGCTATTTACAACCTATCAATAGCAAAATTTGAAAACAATAAACTTGAAGAATCTCTTGAAACAATAAACAAAGCCATAGATTTAAATCCAGAAAAAAGTGAATATTTATATTTAAAAGCATCTATAAATCTTAAAAAAGAAAATTACCAAAATGCTATATCACTTTACAGCTTAGTAATTGAAAAAAACCCTGAAAATACTTCAGCCTATATAAACCTGGCAAAAGCATATGAAAAATCAGGAAATAAAAGTCAAGCAATCTCAACTCTTGAAAAGATAATAAACAAAAATAATAAATTAGCCTTAAACAATCTTGGGATACTTTACAAAAAAGAAAAAAATTATCAAAAAGCAATTGAAATTTTTGAAAAAGCAATAATCAATTCAGATATTGAAGCAAAATATAATCTTGCAACCACTCTAATTGAAATTAATGATAACACAAGAGCTAAAGACCTTCTAAGAGAATATACAAAATTAAAACCAAACAATCCAGAGGCCTTACATGCACTAGGAATAATAGAATATAATGAAAATAACAATGATCAAACACTAAGAGAACTTATAAAAAAATTTCCAAATTACAAAAAAAATGAAAATATTAAAAAAATAATAGGAATATAAATTTCAATGAACAAAATAAGATTCTTAGATAAATACTTGGTTCAAAAAATAGCAGCAGGAGAATCAATAGACAGGCCATGTTCAATATTAAGGGAACTACTAGACAATTCAATAGATTCTGGAGCTACTAAAATTGAGGTTTTTCTTGAAGAAGGGGGAATTCAAAAAATCTTAATAATAGATAATGGAAGCGGAATAAGTAAAGAAGATTTAAAAATCTGCTATCTACCACACACTACTTCAAAAATATCATCGGAAGAAGATTTAAGAAAAATAGAAACTCTAGGCTTTAGGGGAGAGGCTCTCTCTAGTATTGCAATTTGCTCCAACATTTCAATAACAAGCTCAACAACTAGCAATGAAAGCTATCAAATAGAAGTAGAAAATGGAATTGAAAAATGCTTTAAAAAACAACCCGCCATAAACGGAACAATAGTAGATGTCACAAAAATATTTCACAACTTCCCAGCAAGGAAAAGATTCTTAAAGCAAGAACCCATTGAAACAAAAATGTGTCTAAAAGTTTTAGAAGAAAAAATAATAACCCACCCCGAAATCAATTTCGAAATTAATTTAAATCAAAAGCTAAGAAAAATTTACTTTAAAGAATCGTTAATTGACAGGGTTCAAAATGTATATGGAAATGTAATAGAAAATAATAAATTTAGGGTCTTAAAAAAAGAACATGACAATATAAAAATAGAAATATTTTTAGCACCAGATAACTTTTCTAAAAAAAGTAAAAGACATATTAAAACATTTGTCAACAGAAGACCTATCGATCAAAAAGATCTCTTAGAAGCAATAACTAATGGACACAGCAGAATACTTTCTCCTGGCAACTTCCCAATATGTTATTTATTTTTAGAAATAAACCCTGAATATATTGACTTTAATGTACACCCTCAAAAAAAAGAAGTAAGATTTTACAATCTTCCATTTTTATTTAAACTAATATCTGACAATATTAATAATTTTTTTGATAAAAATATAAATAACTACCAAGACATAATAATAAAAAGACAATTAACAGAAGATGATCATTTAATAGAAATGACAAACCAACCAGAAAACTTTAATAAAATCAACACATATGATATACCACAAAACAATAATTTAGAAACAGAAGATGTAAACGAGCCAAACAAAAACACAACACAAAGCAATATTGACCTTAGAAGGTATAATTCAATTATACAAAATAGACCAACACTCAGGGAAAACATTGGAAACATTTTCTCTGACAATTTTTTAGAATTTGAAGAACCTCCAAATAAAAATGAAAAAGAAGAAATAAAATTTAACTATATTGGACAAATATTCTCTGAATTTTTAATCGTTGAAAAAATAAATGAAATTTACTTCATAGACCAACACGCAGTTCACGAAAAAATAATATATGAAAAACTTAGAAATTCAAAAAAAAATGTTCAAAAACTTCTAGTACCAATTGAATTCACAGTAGTTGATAAAAACATAGAAGAAATTATAGATAGTGAGATTGAAGAATACAAACAAATGGACATTATAATCTCTAAAATAGGCCCTAAAAAATATCAACTTGAATCTATTCCTAATATTTGTAGTCAATATGAAAATACTCTTATTAACTTTTTTCAATCAAGAAGAAGTAGGACAATAAATTCTCTTGAATCTGACTTATACGCAACTATTGCCTGTAGAAAGGCTGTCAAAAGAAATGACATGCTAAGCGCTGAATTTAGTAAATTTTTAATAAATGAATTTTTTAAACTAGAAATCAAACATTGTCCTCATGGACGAAAAATTTATTACAAAATATCTAAATTTGAACTTGAAAAAAAAGTTGACAGAGCATAAAATAAAACCAGAGTTCCCATGATGAAAAAAATCAAATCAGAAATCAACTTGTTAAAGATAGAAAAAGACAAAAATTTAATTGAGCTTGGAAAAATATTAAAAAATAATAATATAGTAGAATTAAAAAATTTAAACCACTATCCCAATTTAAAATTAGTAGAAAAAGAATTGTATCAAATGAAAAGCAATTTAAGCAAATCAGAAGAAAATGAAAACATATTAAAAAATTTAAACAAAAAAATTTATATTCTTAAAAAAGAATATAAATCTACTAGTAAATCATATAAAAAAAACCTTAAAGAAATTGCTAAAACAATAATCGAAATTTATCCTCAAAATCTAGAATTAATATCAAAATACAATATGAATTTTTCTAAATTGAAACTTGAAAAATATAAAAAAATAGAATTAGCAAGTGATCATAAAACAAAAAATTATTTACAAAGAATAATGCTTGAAGTTAGCTCAACAATAAACAATATCATTAATATGATAAATGTATATAAAATATCAAAAGAATTTGAAAAGCAGGTATTCACAAAATATTACCCTTCTGAAAACTTTGAAAGCATAATGAATGAATTTTCATTAAATAAAAAGTTAAACAATGTAATTGTTAAAGAATTTAAAATAATAAATGAAATCAAAACAAATATAAAAAACATAAAAGAAGAAATAAAAGAAATAATATCTACAAGCAAAAAAGAAAAAATATACAAAAAGAATACAATAAAAAACGAAATCAATGTTATTACAAAAAACAAAGAAAACATTTTAAAAAAAATTGCTGAAGAATTTATTGAAATCACAAAAAAAGATAAAATGACAGCCAAAACCAATGCAATCAGCTCAATAATTCAAAAAATAGAAAAAATAAACCAAAAAATATTAAACTTAAATAATGATTTAATAAAAATAACAAAACAAGAAGAAATAAAAAACATTCAACAAAAGATACAAGCTCTAACAAAAGAAAAAAATAAAATTAATAACAAATTAGACGCATTAACTTCTAAAATAGAAGTTATTCAAAATGAACTTGACAATGAATAAAAAATAAATATAATAAATTAAAGCTAAGGGCCCATAGCTCAGTTGGTTAGAGCACCCGACTCATAATCGGTAGGTCCCAGGTTCAAGTCCTGGTGGGCCCATTTTGATCTTTTCAGCCAACTTTAAAAAAAAGATTTGAATTTTTTTCGACATAATAAAAACTTATGTAATTATCAAATGCTTTATCAATCTCTAGAATATCTATTGAATCAATTCTAACAACTGAAGAGACCGGATGTAGTTTGTCTTTATAAGTTTTAACAAAAAATACTTTGGAATTGCTTAACTTGTTTAACATTTCCATATCTTTAGACTTATATACATAATTGTGAACATCATCTAAATCATATTTTGACATACCCAAAGAAATAACAAGCTCTCTATTGTATACTCTCATGCCCTTATCAAAAAGACGAACACATGAGGTAAAATCTTCAAAAGTTTTATCAAAAAAATTAAACCTCAAATCCTTACAATATAGAATATCCTTTCCAAGGCTAGAATCAATAAAAAAAGAGCTATAATTATTATTAATCACTTGAATAAACTCATTAGTGTTCTTATTCTCTATTGATAATTTAAAAACATCTTTTGAATTTATAACTTTAATTGCAAAATCAAAACTCATAGAGTAATCTAAGCGATTTTCAGTAAAATAATAATTTATCTTATAATCAAGCTCTTTTATCTCCGGATAATTTATGTCGCAAGAACAAGCAAAACAACAAAAAAACAATATTAATTTAATTTTTAATCCGCTCTGCATACTCTTTAGTTTCAGAATTAATTAAAACCTTATCTCCAACGTTAATAAAAAGTGGAGCTTTTACTACAAGCCCTGTATTAAGAGTAATATTTTTCATTGCATTTGTTACAGTATCACCTTTAACAGCCGCCTCAACTTCTACAACTTCAAAAGCAATCTTTGGAGCCAGCTTAATATCAATAACCACATTGTCAAAAGTTACAAGAGAATAGATTTCAGACTCCTGCAAAAAAGGCACTTTATCTTGTAAATTAGCACTTTCTTTTAAGTCCAAACTAACTTGATCATAAGTTTCTAAATCCATAAAAACCAAAACGTCTTTATCTTTGTATAAATACTGAGCACTAACTTCATAAATTTCAATAGCTTCTGCGGTATCTGCCCCTTTTAAAGTTTCTCTAATGACAAATTTGTTTTTTAAGTTCTTAAGCTTTAACCTTACTATCGCCCCTCCCCTACCTGTTTTTGAGAATTCTCTTTCAAGAACAATATGGGGAGCCCCTTTGATAAGTAAAAAAGAACCTTTTTCAATCTCACTAGATTTCACTACTGCCATTTAAATACCTCGCAAAACTTAACATATAAATCTAGTAGTAATTTATACCAAAAAATTAAAATATTTGCTATTATTCCTCAATTATAACTTAATCAATAAAGTTAATTTGTAATTGACTTATTTTAAATTAATGCTATTATATACTTAAACAAAGGAGTTTGCTTGATGAAAAAAGTTATTATCTTAATTTTTATGCTATCAACAAGTTTATTATACAACTGTAAAAATCAAGACAATGAAAAAATTGTATCAATTGGAGGATCTACAACTGTAAGCCCAATACTAGACGAAATGATTTTAAGATATAATAAAATAAACAATAATACTAAAGTAACATACGATGCACAAGGAAGTAGTGTTGGCATAAACGGGCTATTTAACAAAATATATAAAATAGCAATATCATCAAGAGATTTAACAAAAGAAGAAATTGAACAAGGGGCAAAAGAAACTGTATTTGCTTATGATGCTTTAATTTTCATTACAAGCCCTGAAATAAAAATTACAAATATTACAGAAGAAAATCTAGCTAAAATACTAAATGGAGAAATTCAAAATTGGAAACAAGTGGGAGGTCCTGATGCTAAAATCAACTTTATCAATCGAGACTCTTCTTCTGGTTCTTATTCGTCTATAAAAGACCTACTTCTTAATAAAATATTCAAAACTCACGAAGAAGCTCAATTTAGACAAGACGGAATAGTGGTAAAATCTAATGGAGAGGTAATTGAAAAAACAAGCCTTACTCCCCACTCAATAGGATATATAGGTCTTGGATACGCAAAAAATTCAATAGAAAAGGGTTTGAATATTCTTTCTGTTAACAGCACATATCCTACAAAAGAAACAATAAATAGCAATAAATACACCATTAAAAGAAATTTAATAATAGTTACAAATAACAAATACGAGGATAAAAGCGTAACTCAATTTATTGATTTCATGACAAGCTCAACTGGACAAGATATTGTTGAAGAACAAGGCTTTTTAGGGATAAAAACATAATTAAATTAAAGAAAAAAAAACTTGACTTAAGATCAAGTCAAGTAATACAATTTAACATTGGCATGAGCTTTAAGGGATTCTTTTAAAAAATGCATCTGAGCTTAAAGACAAAAAGAAAAATAATTGAAATTATTTTCAAATCTTTTATTCTTATATCTGCAATAATCAGCTCCCTATCAATATTGTTTTTGGGTTTGTTTATATTAAAAACTGGAATAATGCCATTTCTTAATAACAAAATTAAAATTTTAAACTTTTTATTCAGCACAAATTGGGATCCTACTAGCAATTTACAAAAATCTTATGGTATTTTGGCATTCATTATTAATTCCTTTTTAACTACACTTTTTTCTATTTTAATTGCTTTACCAATTGGATTGGGATTTGCGATATATTTACTTGAAAAAGCAAAAGGATTTTATAGACAATTTTTACAAACAGTAATAGAGCTTTTAGCAGGAATCCCTAGTGTAGTTTACGGATTTTTTGGAAGCACATTTATTGCAGCTTTAGTAAAAAACATTTTTCAAAGAGAAGACAATTTGGGATACAATTTAATAAGCTCATCACTCATATTAAGCATAATGATAATCCCCACAATAATTAGCGTTTGTTATTCATCGCTCAAAGCCGTTCCAAAATCATATAAATTTGCATCTCTTGCATTAGCAGCAACAGACTGGCAAACAATATATAATATAATAATACCATCGGCTAGTCGAGGTATTTTAGCAGGAACAATATTGGCAATAGGAAGAGCTATTGGAGAAACCGTGGCAGTATTAATGGTCGGAGGAGGCTCTCCTCTTTTTATAAAAAACATATTTTCTCCTATTAGAACACTAACTGTAAACATTGCTATGGACATGGGATACGCCTCGGGTGTTCACAGAGAAGCTCTCTTTTCTACAGCTCTAGTATTATTGCTATTTTCAATAATTACAAATTTACTCAAAAATTTTATACTATCTTCCAATAAAGGGTTAAAGAAAAAGTGACTAAAACTCAAATCAATAAATTAATTAATAAGTTCTATTTCTTTATAATCAATTCTATTGCATATTTTTTAACAGCGGTATTAATTTTTCTAATAGCATATGTATTGTACAACTCTTTATTTTATTTCAAAAAAAAACAAACTTTATTTTTAAACAAAACTCAAAGCTTTGTGCCATTTAAAACAGAAGACGGCAAAGAAATACAAATTGCTTTTATTGTTAACAAAAATATCAACACAGACAAAATCTCAATAGAAGACATTCACAACATATATAATAATAAAATTTCACACTGGGGAAGCATTTCAGATCAGGGAATTGACATTATACCTATTGCAAGTTCAATTGACAGCATATCTAACAAAGCTATTCTAAAAACACTAATCAAAAACAATGTATTTAATAAAAGATACATAAAAATCGAACCATCTACCAAAAAAATACTTCAAACCATAAACAGCACAATAGGCTCTGTAGGCTATTTAACAAAAAAAGAATTTGAATCCCTAGATTTTAAATTATATCCCAATATTAAGGCTTTAAAAATAAAAACTATGTCTGTCCTAATAAGTAAAAAAACTTTAACAAAAAATGAAAATGAAATAATCAATACATTAGGTGTTGATGAAGTTGAAAAACTTATTAAAGGCAAAGAAAAATGGGTCAATTTAATATCAAAAGATATTAAATTAAAAATAATAAAATATCTTGATCAAGAAGAAAATATAATACAAACTATAGAAAAAACAGAAGGCGCACTAGCAATTGTGCCTTGGCATTATTTTCAAAATTTTAAAGCACCCTTTATTAAAATGCATTATATTGATAAAAGTAGTCCTTTAAATTTAAATTTCATATTATCTATTCCAAGAGATTCTGGCGCATATGGTGGAATTTCTTATTTAATATTAAATACTTTTTATGTAATACTATTAACAACCGCTATTTCAATATGCATTGGAATAGGAACTGGCATAATGCTTGCCGAATATACTTCTAGTAAAATATTTTACAAAATACTGTCTATGAGCGTTGACATTCTTTCTTCAATTCCTGCAATAATTTTTGGACTTTTTGGACTGATTTTTTTTGTGCCAATTCTTGGAATAGGAATACTCTCAGGAGCAATAACAAGCTCCCTAATGATATTACCAATGATTGTTAAAACAACCGAAGAAGCATTTAAAACAATCCCAAAATCATACAAATACGCTTCATTCGCCTTAGGGGCAAATAAAACAGAAACTATAATTAAAGTTATGGTTCCAGCAGCTATTCCCGGAATACTAACAGGAATAGTTCTTGCAATAGGAAGAGCTTTGGGAGAAACAGCTGTATTGCTTTTTACAATGGGAACAAACTTGGGACTTGCAACAAATTTAAATGAACCTTCAAGAAC
The window above is part of the Borreliella burgdorferi B31 genome. Proteins encoded here:
- the mutL gene encoding DNA mismatch repair endonuclease MutL; translated protein: MNKIRFLDKYLVQKIAAGESIDRPCSILRELLDNSIDSGATKIEVFLEEGGIQKILIIDNGSGISKEDLKICYLPHTTSKISSEEDLRKIETLGFRGEALSSIAICSNISITSSTTSNESYQIEVENGIEKCFKKQPAINGTIVDVTKIFHNFPARKRFLKQEPIETKMCLKVLEEKIITHPEINFEINLNQKLRKIYFKESLIDRVQNVYGNVIENNKFRVLKKEHDNIKIEIFLAPDNFSKKSKRHIKTFVNRRPIDQKDLLEAITNGHSRILSPGNFPICYLFLEINPEYIDFNVHPQKKEVRFYNLPFLFKLISDNINNFFDKNINNYQDIIIKRQLTEDDHLIEMTNQPENFNKINTYDIPQNNNLETEDVNEPNKNTTQSNIDLRRYNSIIQNRPTLRENIGNIFSDNFLEFEEPPNKNEKEEIKFNYIGQIFSEFLIVEKINEIYFIDQHAVHEKIIYEKLRNSKKNVQKLLVPIEFTVVDKNIEEIIDSEIEEYKQMDIIISKIGPKKYQLESIPNICSQYENTLINFFQSRRSRTINSLESDLYATIACRKAVKRNDMLSAEFSKFLINEFFKLEIKHCPHGRKIYYKISKFELEKKVDRA
- a CDS encoding coiled-coil domain-containing protein, coding for MMKKIKSEINLLKIEKDKNLIELGKILKNNNIVELKNLNHYPNLKLVEKELYQMKSNLSKSEENENILKNLNKKIYILKKEYKSTSKSYKKNLKEIAKTIIEIYPQNLELISKYNMNFSKLKLEKYKKIELASDHKTKNYLQRIMLEVSSTINNIINMINVYKISKEFEKQVFTKYYPSENFESIMNEFSLNKKLNNVIVKEFKIINEIKTNIKNIKEEIKEIISTSKKEKIYKKNTIKNEINVITKNKENILKKIAEEFIEITKKDKMTAKTNAISSIIQKIEKINQKILNLNNDLIKITKQEEIKNIQQKIQALTKEKNKINNKLDALTSKIEVIQNELDNE
- a CDS encoding lipoprotein; the encoded protein is MQSGLKIKLILFFCCFACSCDINYPEIKELDYKINYYFTENRLDYSMSFDFAIKVINSKDVFKLSIENKNTNEFIQVINNNYSSFFIDSSLGKDILYCKDLRFNFFDKTFEDFTSCVRLFDKGMRVYNRELVISLGMSKYDLDDVHNYVYKSKDMEMLNKLSNSKVFFVKTYKDKLHPVSSVVRIDSIDILEIDKAFDNYISFYYVEKNSNLFFKVG
- the efp gene encoding elongation factor P; this encodes MAVVKSSEIEKGSFLLIKGAPHIVLEREFSKTGRGGAIVRLKLKNLKNKFVIRETLKGADTAEAIEIYEVSAQYLYKDKDVLVFMDLETYDQVSLDLKESANLQDKVPFLQESEIYSLVTFDNVVIDIKLAPKIAFEVVEVEAAVKGDTVTNAMKNITLNTGLVVKAPLFINVGDKVLINSETKEYAERIKN
- a CDS encoding extracellular solute-binding protein; the encoded protein is MKKVIILIFMLSTSLLYNCKNQDNEKIVSIGGSTTVSPILDEMILRYNKINNNTKVTYDAQGSSVGINGLFNKIYKIAISSRDLTKEEIEQGAKETVFAYDALIFITSPEIKITNITEENLAKILNGEIQNWKQVGGPDAKINFINRDSSSGSYSSIKDLLLNKIFKTHEEAQFRQDGIVVKSNGEVIEKTSLTPHSIGYIGLGYAKNSIEKGLNILSVNSTYPTKETINSNKYTIKRNLIIVTNNKYEDKSVTQFIDFMTSSTGQDIVEEQGFLGIKT
- the pstC gene encoding phosphate ABC transporter permease subunit PstC translates to MHLSLKTKRKIIEIIFKSFILISAIISSLSILFLGLFILKTGIMPFLNNKIKILNFLFSTNWDPTSNLQKSYGILAFIINSFLTTLFSILIALPIGLGFAIYLLEKAKGFYRQFLQTVIELLAGIPSVVYGFFGSTFIAALVKNIFQREDNLGYNLISSSLILSIMIIPTIISVCYSSLKAVPKSYKFASLALAATDWQTIYNIIIPSASRGILAGTILAIGRAIGETVAVLMVGGGSPLFIKNIFSPIRTLTVNIAMDMGYASGVHREALFSTALVLLLFSIITNLLKNFILSSNKGLKKK
- the pstA gene encoding phosphate ABC transporter permease PstA — encoded protein: MYNSLFYFKKKQTLFLNKTQSFVPFKTEDGKEIQIAFIVNKNINTDKISIEDIHNIYNNKISHWGSISDQGIDIIPIASSIDSISNKAILKTLIKNNVFNKRYIKIEPSTKKILQTINSTIGSVGYLTKKEFESLDFKLYPNIKALKIKTMSVLISKKTLTKNENEIINTLGVDEVEKLIKGKEKWVNLISKDIKLKIIKYLDQEENIIQTIEKTEGALAIVPWHYFQNFKAPFIKMHYIDKSSPLNLNFILSIPRDSGAYGGISYLILNTFYVILLTTAISICIGIGTGIMLAEYTSSKIFYKILSMSVDILSSIPAIIFGLFGLIFFVPILGIGILSGAITSSLMILPMIVKTTEEAFKTIPKSYKYASFALGANKTETIIKVMVPAAIPGILTGIVLAIGRALGETAVLLFTMGTNLGLATNLNEPSRTLTVHLLMLFQEGHLDKGFGTASILVIMVLIINLTSKFLINKLYRIK